The Methanococcoides methylutens MM1 genome has a window encoding:
- the cutA gene encoding divalent-cation tolerance protein CutA, protein MYHIMVYITAGSMDEARTIGRELVSGRFAACANIHPMSSIYWWNDELVEDDEVVLIVKTTGDKFEELKEKVSSLHSYDLPCIISWKITGEKNYLQWISDETGKL, encoded by the coding sequence ATGTATCATATTATGGTTTACATTACTGCCGGAAGTATGGATGAGGCCCGTACGATTGGAAGGGAGCTGGTCTCCGGTCGGTTTGCCGCATGTGCCAATATCCATCCTATGAGTTCCATATATTGGTGGAACGATGAACTTGTAGAGGATGATGAGGTCGTACTCATCGTAAAAACGACAGGGGACAAATTTGAAGAATTAAAAGAAAAGGTATCATCCCTTCACAGCTACGATCTTCCATGCATAATCTCCTGGAAGATAACCGGTGAGAAAAATTATCTTCAGTGGATATCAGATGAAACCGGAAAGCTTTGA
- a CDS encoding 4Fe-4S binding protein — protein MSIIVNKYKCGYCGACVGVCPTGALELIETWIEVDNKCTGCGICQKICPLGAIEVDR, from the coding sequence ATGAGCATCATTGTAAATAAATATAAATGTGGGTACTGCGGTGCATGTGTGGGCGTCTGCCCAACAGGAGCATTAGAGCTCATCGAAACATGGATAGAAGTAGACAATAAATGTACGGGATGTGGCATCTGTCAGAAGATATGTCCACTGGGGGCTATCGAGGTGGACAGATGA
- a CDS encoding NAD(P)/FAD-dependent oxidoreductase — protein MKNEYDIIVVGAGPAGSITAKTAAEKGLDVLLIEKRQEIGDPIRCAEGVGKYNLEQHIEPDPRWICADVKGSRIFSPDGTMVEMAEEISGGEVGYVLERKIFDRALANESALAGAEVMVKTRATDLIIEGNTVCGIKLMHLGEEHEVRSKIVIGADGMESKVGRWAGINTSVKPADMETCAQYLVANANIDQEFCYFYLGNEVAPAGYIWLFPKGGNKANVGIGILGSESGEQRAIDLLNDFMEKNMPEARIIEMVVGGVPVSGTIDRTIANGLILVGDAARQSDPITGGGIINAMDAGKIAGEVAAKAIRNGDCSEKGLQEYEDLWRDTIGREIDNSLIVKETFVNFTDEDLNSLAKSLQNVNFTSMSLMDLLLALFKANKKLLWNLRGLFKDIVKNDIDFKYRT, from the coding sequence ATGAAAAACGAGTATGATATTATTGTTGTCGGTGCAGGTCCCGCCGGATCTATTACTGCAAAAACAGCTGCAGAAAAAGGACTCGACGTACTCCTGATAGAAAAAAGACAGGAGATCGGAGATCCGATCAGGTGTGCCGAAGGAGTGGGAAAATACAACCTGGAACAGCACATAGAACCCGACCCCAGATGGATCTGTGCTGATGTGAAAGGTTCACGCATCTTTTCACCAGACGGTACAATGGTCGAAATGGCAGAGGAAATTTCCGGTGGAGAAGTCGGTTATGTCCTTGAGAGAAAGATATTCGACCGGGCACTTGCTAACGAGAGTGCTCTTGCAGGAGCAGAAGTAATGGTCAAGACCAGAGCTACTGACCTTATAATTGAAGGCAATACAGTCTGCGGTATCAAGCTCATGCACCTGGGAGAAGAGCATGAGGTACGATCAAAGATCGTCATCGGTGCAGACGGAATGGAATCAAAGGTTGGACGCTGGGCAGGCATCAATACATCTGTAAAGCCAGCAGATATGGAAACCTGTGCACAATACCTGGTAGCCAATGCGAATATCGACCAGGAATTCTGTTATTTCTATCTCGGCAACGAGGTTGCCCCTGCAGGTTATATATGGTTGTTCCCAAAAGGTGGCAACAAGGCCAATGTAGGCATAGGCATACTGGGAAGCGAGTCCGGAGAACAACGGGCCATTGACCTACTGAACGATTTCATGGAAAAGAACATGCCTGAGGCCAGGATTATCGAAATGGTCGTCGGAGGAGTACCGGTATCCGGTACCATAGACAGGACCATAGCCAACGGACTTATCCTGGTAGGTGACGCTGCACGCCAGTCAGATCCGATCACCGGCGGAGGCATCATCAACGCCATGGATGCAGGAAAGATAGCAGGAGAAGTTGCTGCAAAGGCTATCAGAAATGGAGATTGTTCCGAAAAGGGACTGCAGGAATACGAGGACCTCTGGAGAGATACCATCGGCAGGGAGATCGACAACAGCCTTATAGTCAAAGAAACTTTTGTCAACTTCACAGACGAGGATCTGAACTCACTGGCAAAATCACTCCAGAACGTAAACTTCACAAGCATGAGCCTTATGGACCTTTTACTCGCCCTGTTCAAAGCAAACAAGAAGCTTCTCTGGAACCTCAGAGGGCTCTTTAAAGATATTGTCAAGAACGATATCGATTTCAAATACAGGACATAA
- the cofH gene encoding 5-amino-6-(D-ribitylamino)uracil--L-tyrosine 4-hydroxyphenyl transferase CofH: protein MTIPEDIIERAYKGTATKEDAIALLDVNPFELYTLADDLRKEAVGDTVTYVTNRNIYITNMCKGSCGFCAFREGDGYILTIEEILEQVGQAEKAGAVEICIQGGYLPQLDLEFYNEIVKSIHTSYPNMTIHGFSPMEIHYASSLSGTPLEDALSELKKNGLGTLTGTSAEILSDRVRKIICEDKITTKQWIETIKASHNVGLRTNATIMYGHVETWEERFDHILTVRDIQKETGAFTELITMPFMPYNNRIGEEMLRSGKFMTTGTEDLQLIAIARVLLNKHIDNLQACWVKLGKKLAQVALSCGANDMGGTLMEDQITLASGGSNGEYLPPEELEWIIKSAGRKPMRRNALYEEI, encoded by the coding sequence ATGACCATTCCGGAAGATATCATAGAACGTGCCTACAAGGGAACTGCAACAAAAGAAGATGCAATTGCTCTCCTGGATGTGAACCCTTTCGAACTTTACACACTTGCAGATGACCTGCGCAAGGAGGCTGTGGGAGATACTGTGACATATGTTACCAACAGGAACATCTACATCACCAACATGTGCAAGGGAAGTTGCGGGTTCTGCGCATTCAGGGAAGGGGATGGCTACATCCTGACCATCGAGGAGATACTCGAACAGGTCGGCCAGGCGGAAAAGGCCGGTGCTGTTGAGATCTGCATCCAGGGCGGTTACCTCCCACAGCTGGACCTTGAGTTCTACAACGAGATCGTGAAGAGCATACACACCAGCTATCCCAACATGACCATACACGGATTCTCCCCAATGGAGATCCATTATGCATCATCCCTTTCAGGGACACCTCTTGAGGATGCCCTTTCGGAACTTAAGAAGAACGGTCTGGGAACACTTACAGGCACCTCCGCAGAGATACTTTCAGACCGCGTCCGCAAGATCATCTGCGAAGATAAGATCACAACCAAGCAGTGGATAGAGACCATTAAAGCCTCACACAATGTGGGACTGCGTACCAATGCTACCATAATGTACGGGCATGTGGAAACATGGGAAGAACGTTTCGACCACATACTCACAGTACGTGATATCCAGAAAGAGACCGGAGCCTTCACCGAACTGATAACAATGCCTTTCATGCCATACAATAACCGTATCGGAGAGGAGATGCTGCGTTCAGGGAAATTCATGACAACAGGGACCGAAGACCTGCAACTGATAGCTATTGCAAGAGTGCTTCTCAACAAGCACATCGACAATCTCCAGGCATGCTGGGTAAAGCTGGGCAAGAAACTTGCACAGGTGGCATTGTCCTGTGGAGCGAATGATATGGGTGGTACACTGATGGAAGACCAGATCACACTGGCATCCGGTGGTTCCAACGGAGAATACCTGCCGCCTGAAGAACTTGAGTGGATCATCAAGAGTGCAGGACGCAAACCAATGAGAAGGAATGCACTATACGAGGAAATATGA
- the cofC gene encoding 2-phospho-L-lactate guanylyltransferase — translation MRAVIPYKKENAKSRLSPVLSKEEREEFVELMLRDVVDSLLCAGITNIDILTTSSKGVPEDLEVNLVVTEPGLNVSINEYLRTVDEPTMIIMADLPLVGSSHLKKITSFPEDVVIVPGKGGGTNILFLSQPKEFTVKYHGCSFLSHCDITNDLGKSIRIFDSLLASTDIDEPHDIVELLIYGDGLAKEYVEKRFCTETGEGRVKISASSKLSGFI, via the coding sequence ATGAGGGCAGTGATCCCATACAAGAAGGAGAATGCTAAATCCAGGCTGTCTCCGGTACTCTCAAAAGAAGAACGTGAGGAATTCGTCGAGCTTATGCTAAGAGACGTAGTCGACTCATTGCTCTGTGCCGGGATCACAAATATAGACATCCTTACCACTTCCAGCAAAGGAGTTCCTGAAGACCTCGAGGTCAACCTTGTTGTGACCGAACCGGGACTAAACGTATCCATCAATGAATACCTCCGGACTGTTGATGAACCGACCATGATAATAATGGCAGATCTGCCTCTTGTGGGGAGCAGCCACCTCAAAAAGATAACATCATTCCCTGAAGACGTTGTCATAGTTCCCGGAAAAGGCGGTGGCACAAACATACTGTTCCTGAGCCAGCCAAAGGAATTCACAGTCAAATACCATGGATGCAGCTTTTTAAGTCATTGTGACATCACGAACGACCTTGGAAAAAGCATCCGTATCTTCGATTCATTGCTTGCAAGCACCGACATCGATGAGCCTCATGATATTGTCGAGCTCCTAATATACGGGGACGGATTGGCAAAAGAATATGTTGAAAAGAGATTTTGCACAGAGACCGGAGAAGGGCGTGTGAAGATATCTGCAAGCTCAAAGCTTTCCGGTTTCATCTGA